A genomic segment from Streptomyces sp. NBC_01233 encodes:
- a CDS encoding SRPBCC family protein: MSAISKSIDIDRTPEDVYSYITDPTHLPEWQDSAVSALPMGDLPVHVGSQVLVTQQIGRRRIPTKMEYTSMDPPRSWHLHGVEGPVRPDVRGRIEPLDGGARSRVTLSVDFEGHGVGRALVPLVVKPMVRKEMPRGEEKLKHLLEHSAR; this comes from the coding sequence ATGTCCGCGATCAGCAAGAGCATCGACATCGACCGCACGCCCGAGGACGTCTACTCCTACATCACGGACCCCACGCACCTGCCGGAGTGGCAGGACAGTGCCGTGTCCGCCCTTCCCATGGGGGACCTCCCCGTCCACGTCGGTTCCCAGGTCCTCGTCACCCAACAGATCGGCAGGCGGAGGATTCCCACGAAGATGGAGTACACGTCCATGGACCCGCCGCGGAGCTGGCACCTCCACGGCGTCGAAGGGCCGGTCCGGCCGGACGTGCGCGGCAGGATCGAACCCCTCGACGGCGGGGCCCGCTCGCGAGTCACCCTCTCCGTCGACTTCGAGGGCCACGGTGTGGGCAGGGCCCTCGTCCCCCTCGTGGTCAAGCCCATGGTCCGCAAGGAGATGCCGCGCGGCGAGGAGAAGCTGAAGCACCTGCTGGAGCACTCCGCGCGCTGA